The Ananas comosus cultivar F153 linkage group 4, ASM154086v1, whole genome shotgun sequence region gacgacgcctctctcgccatctctcgtccttccccgcccttctcgtcctctccctctccctcctcctctgtcgccgccgacgacgacacATCTTCGTCGACGACGACATTATAGAGGTCATTGCGACGTCGCAGCCTCGGAGCGGCGGGTCCTCAGCGGCGTCGTTGTCGGCGTCGTGGCCGTTGGCTGAGAgaggtgacaaaaaaatttgtagaaaaagaaagaagaaaaaaattaaaaaaaaattattaaaaaaaataatgatgaaattgcaccgttaaaataaaattacattgttttaaaagaacattgcactattatggacataagttgcactatttaaaatataaactgcatcctttaagataaaagttacactctttaaacgaaagttgcattttttgaaagatatttccattgtttcttctcttctagcACTCTTTGAGATTAAACTGCACCACTTTACGAGATATTTATActctttctcctcttgttgcaatgcaataagaggaaacagtgcaacaagaggagaaatagtataaatatctcttaaaggggtgcagtttacatctcaaagaatacaaaaagaggaaaaatagtgtaaatatctctcaaagagtacaactttcgtttaaaaagtgtTACTTTCATCAtaaaggatgcagtttacataTCAAAGAATGcaataaaaggagaaacagtataaatatcttccaaatagtgtaatttttgtttacagagtataattttcatcttaaagtgtgcagtttacatcttaagtagtgtaACTTAtgttcataatagtgcaacgttcttttaaaatagtataattttattttaacggtgcatttttattttcatcttttttttctataattttttgtctttattttttttttcttttttcttctacaattttttttggtcacccctctGCCAAtggccacggcgccggcgacgacgccgctaaggatcCTCCACTCTGAAGCTGCGGCACcacagtgacctccacggtgtcggcatcggcgaagatgcgtcgtcgtcgaaggcggcagaggagaacggagagggagaggacaagAAGGAGggaaagggcgagagaggcgtcgtcgtcggagacggtggaggagagtcggaggcAAGGAAGACGGGGAGTGCGCgggtgagggtgagggcgagggcgaaagcatgagggtgagaggcgaggcgggtcgtttccgcctccgcctccgcctctgcctccgctgccTTTTTCGGCCagagaaaaaaaacaacaaaaaaaaagaggagagagaaaaagcaatgagggtattttggtcagtttgctaaaaattcggtccgaatctgtaaaatcgaaaaaagtggtccacttttgcaaaatcgcaaaattagtaaattttttatgcaaattggccggAAATAATCTTGTTGTAAAAAAAAGACTGAAACAATCATTTCAAACTCATAACAGCTCATTTCAgcttatttcttcttttttttttcttttttcttttttttttttttttttttttttttttttttttttttttttttttttttttttttttttgagagagagagagagagagagattggtaaCACAGCTACCAACTGAGCTTAtttcagaaattaaaaattactatTCTAGAATACTAAATATAACATTGGGAAACAAAGGGGAAAAAAGGAGGGCTGATTCTTCCTTGTTtcccaaccaaacactgccATAGAGGCAAAAACAGGCCCTTCTTTCGGCCTGCTTCTTGCGAGGTTGGAACGCCGAAAGGGAACCCTCGTTCCGAAGACGACGAGGACGACCGCGCCGACGATCCCGCCGAAGACGAGCCCTCAAACGAtgcgggcggcggcgacgggtgGAATTTGGGGGGCATCATCAAAACCTTCGCGACGAAGTCGGAGTCGGTGATCCAGACGTACCGCCGGGACCTGGAGGAGTTCCGCTCGGGTCTCAAGACGGAGACGGCGGCGATCCGCGACGCCGCCAGCCGTGCCGTCCGCGACCTTCCCGGGTCACTGGAGGccggcgcctccgccgcccAGGTCTCCCTCGAGTCCGTCGGCCACGCCATCGACGGGATCATCGCCCACGGCAAGGACGCCATCCTCGCGCTCGACGGCAGCCCCcaccccccctcctcctcctccgatgaGCCGTCGTCGCAGGCTCCCCCCGGCAGGCGTTACACCCGGTTCGAAGCGCAGGTCCTCGCGATCCAGTCCGATCCGGCCACGTTCTCCGAGCAGCCCGAGGATGCAGAGGACTTCGAGAATTGGCGGTCGGGGTTCGACCCCGCCGGGAAGGAGGACGAGATTGAGATGCTGTTGTATGAGAATGCGGCGCTGGAGGGGTTTCTTGATAAGTTCGTGCCGGGTGCGGTCGACTACGAGACCTTCTGGAGCCGGTACTTTTACAGGGTTCATAAGCTCCAGCAGGCGGAGGATGCGCGCGCCAAGCTGGTCAGAAGGGTGATCTCCAGGGAAGACGAGGAGGAAGATTTGAGCTGGGAGgtcgatgatgatgatgatgatgatgatgatgatggtggtggtggtgatgaggAGAAAGTCACCAAGGAAGAGGAAAAATCCGAGCAGTGTAGGGGAGCACAGGCGGTGAAAGAAGAGATACAAgaggagaaaggagaagaaaaagaaattgaagataaagaggaaaaagaagcaGCACCAAAGAAGGAGGTGGAGGTGGTGCCATCCTCGGAGCCGAGGGAGCTTGCGAAACTTGATGAGGTGTCTCTGTCTGAGAATTTAGGAGGCTTTGTGGCGCCAATCACTGCAGTGAAAGGAGAGTATACTGGATCGAATGGAGAGGAGTTGGCCTCTGAGTCGGGTGATAGCAGGGCGGTGCAGGAAATAAGGAAGGAGGAGACTGCGGACTCGGGCAAGGATGGTAATGTCATAGTGGTTTCTACCCAGACCCAGCCATCTGTGCCCGATGAGGATGATTTAGAGTGGGATGAGATCGAGGATCTTGGGGAGCATGAAGACAAGAAAGTGGGTGCCGGCAGTTCCAGCCCTGTTGTCAGGGTTGATTTGCGCAAGAGATTGAGTGCTCCGGAAGATGATGAGGATTTGAGCTGGGATATCGAAGAGGAGGATGAGCCCCGTAAGCCCTAACGTAGGGCATGAAAATGTTGGTAATTTAGCTTAAAGCATTCGTTTCAACTACCGTATTACTTATTCTGTTGGAATGTTGCAGTGCCAATAATGGTTGCTTCAGTCATGTTTTTTATTGTAGTGTGAATAGTCATACGTATAGGTTTCGCATTGGAATTGCAGGTGAGTGTTTATTGAATTAACTCTCCTTGTTGTTGTGTTAAATATGGAAGTCTTTTAGTCAATGAATCATATTCTTTTGTTGTTCCTCTCACGAAGTAGCTCTATATATAACTGGAATTTTGTAATGCGAACTTTACTCTTTCAAAACTTAGCAACTAAATATGTTTGCTTGATTTTATGCCTATATTTCTGCTGATATGAGGTTTCAACAGGTGTTTTTTATGTTGTAAGTACCTACTGGTTGGTATTACGTTTGATTTTATCTAGTTTTcgtcataaatttaaattcatatttccTGTGCTTACTTTGTGCTGACATAGAACTTtcatcctaatttattataagatGGTTTTGCATTAGGGTATTTGGTGAAGGGCACATTTATGTGACTAGACTCTTTAGTACAATGGATTCAATCCTCTCTCAATTGTGTCTAGACTGAGTAGGTTTAATTGGGTCTAGAATAACTACTTTTCGTAGGGATCTCTTCAATTCTTGtttagattttttgtttttatgatTCTTCTCAATTGAGGAtgattttatccttttttttcttttttttttttaatgaaaaaaggTTCTACTATGCTTCCAAATTTGTTGGGCTGAATTTTTGTTGAGAAATCCAATATGAagtgatttttttaattctcttttaAGATGGGTGCCAGGGGCTGCATATGCGCCTGTGAATGATTTCATTTGAAGTGAATCAGTTGGCTATAGGCTTTTGTTTTACCCTGACCTCTCTCCTATTCATCTTTAAAGTATCTATGTAAtgttcttcttttccttctcttacTTTTTTCTTCCTCTACTCTGCTGCATTTGGAATTCTGAAAATCAGATCTCCATGTCAGTGTCTTTATGCTTCTCTTCTATTATAACTTATCAGAGTATATCAATCTTTTACCAATATTATCTAACTGTCAGATGGAAATCAATCAATTTAAGGTTTTTCGCATGACCTCCAAGTCAAGAGGCCGACATTATGATATGGTAATTGGTATCCATTATAATGTCATGACAGTTCACAAAAAATGGCGAGCAAAGATGCATTTGGAGGATAATTCAGCATCTAAATTCTTATTACATGGATTTCTGAGGAAAAGGTCAAGAAGCTGTCAAAAAACATCACTGcctattttgtttttaatttgataCTTGGGAACATTCAGCACAGTGTTACATATGAAAATGGATCATTTAGCAGGAAAGTACGGAATTCACAAAACTGAAAACTAAGGTTCTACCGTGAACaaacaaaattttcttcttttttgaggGAAAAACAATGTGCCTTCATTtaatgaaagaaaaggaattcaTGGAATAGGCTTGGCATATTGAGAAGACTCCATCATGTCAACACATTTAGGTAAATCCATTGCTGTAAAGAGGTGCCACAAATCAAGCAAACAGACAGCTAAATGTTGTGAACTTTTGCCTCATGTTTTCTTGGATCTGCTTTTTCTTGGTTCAGGATGCAAATGAGAATTTACGGAActcaaataaagtaaaaatctggagttatttttttttgaatatgaCATAAATTGGATATAAACTTGAGAAATAACCAATAAAGAATGCTTGATGTGGTTCAGATCCTCAGATAACGTTTGTTTTATCATAATTCACTGAATTCTGAAGCTTTCCACACCTAGAATAGGAGCAATTCAAAAACTGCTTCAAGTACGTACTTACTAGAGCCACCTTTAGGTGTACCAAATAGCAACTATGAAGTTCTGTAATTAATCAAAACACTCCGGCAACCCTTGAAACAATATAAGTGGCGCCTGGCAGCTAATCCGAAGATGAGGAGTGAATCTGGAAATAGTGACAGTGCAGAGAAAGAAGAGCAGAATAGATGGGggtagagaagagagagaagaggaagaaaaaggcCCTTCAATTTGGGGACAGAGTAGAGGAAATTGCCCGAACCAGGAATTGGTGAGAAGAGGGAAGAtgccaaaaaaagaaaccatcATAGGACCTTTTGAttgtcaaaatttatttctcaaaagGATTGCCTGTTGCATCTAGAGAGAAGAGTTCTCTGCTTATTGGATACGAACAGGTAagatccaatagctaaaaaagAATCTGGTAAAACCGTAAAAGTAGGAAATAGTGTAGCTAGCTAAGAAAAACCTAAGGAAGGGTCAGCTACAGCAGGGAACTCATGTTATAGGGTTCAAGTACTGAAGTCCAAAAGGTGTGGCTTGATAACTAAGGTACAACTCAACTCAGAATTAAATTGAACCTTGAAGCTGATAGAGAAGTTCAGCTACTGTGAATAAAGATAGAGATTTAGATCTTCCCAAAACCCTTGATTGTCACTGGACAGCATTGCACAAAACTAGCTAAAACGAACATCTACTAGAAAATCAACTCAAAAGTTCGAATCAATGAACAAAAACCAAACTAATTAACATAAATGAGATAAAAGTCAGCCCGAGGCAACATCATTTCGCCTATGAAGGTGAATGTAACCCTTGAGCGATTGATGGCGGCTTTTCATCTTGATGCATAGATGAATCACTGACCAAATTTTTTGTGGTTGCTTAACTTGTTTAGTTTCTTACTAATTCCGTTGCTAGCAGCCCTGATGCAGAATCGGATTTGGACAGAATTTGATTCATTtaggtttttaatttttttctaattttttaaattatgccgtttattaatttgttttagtctttttttaaagatttttaggattttttttatatgaaataaatttctaaaatttaggaATATGGTTTAGGAGTTTTTTAGATATGTTTGAATTAGGAAAAAATCCCTAAAATCGTGGGGCTTGTTTTGAATTAGGATTATGTTTTGACGGCTATAAATATAGCCTATGCCTTCTAACTTTGGAGATAAGTTATGATTGAATAATATTCGTTGTTTTGTATTTTGACTATGGTCATGGTGGTatccttttcattttctctttccGTATACGCCGACGAACATATATCTTTCTGAagatttattcttcttttttcttcatctATTCCTTCTCTTTTATTATTCTCATTCCTTTAATCCTTATTCTCTATTCTTTAGTAAAATAATActgaaattctaaaaaaattataacatttaGTTTTGTATAAATCTGGGCTCATTACTAAGTTGTTACTATTTTTTCCCTGCGTCTTTAGTTTCTTCTTTAGAATCTAAGTGATTTTGTTATCAGAAGGATTTTGTTCTTATGctgtcaaaaaagaaaaagaaagagtggGTGTAAGATGTTTCTAAATATGTTAGTCTGAGTTTTCTTTGGTAAGACATGAAGTTTTCTTCATAGGTTTAAGAGCCCAATGAGTAAAATGGCAAGGAATACCCCCCTACAAAAACTGTGACGTCTGGCTCGAACGTCAAGTGATTTGTTTAGAGTGCTAATGGGTACTTAATGGGGGGGAATTGCTAGCTGCAAAATCTGTTGCATTTGCTTGAACCAACTGAGTTTGTCAacatgattattttttttttaaattttcattcctcCTTTATTCTCTGTCTTTAACCTACACTATCCTTCTTTCCCTTCCCTGTTTTTCCATCCCCCATAATATATGTTTTGTATTCTACGAGTTTTGTTTCAGTCCGACGTCAGGTTGAATTATTCAAAGTCCTTTGAGAACCAGAGTGCCTATTAATTATGAggaaaataggttttttttttttttgataatcaagggtataggtcaaaatagagttttaagTTGTGTCTGCTTAAAAGCTGTGTTGCAGCTTTTTGAAGAGTTCCGTTTCTTTAATTATTCACTCAGGAAATTTAGTGTATATTTTTTGGTCAATAGTAATCAAATTAAGATAATGTTTGAGTGGCTTCTAATTTGTTGTTCAATCTTTGTAAGTTGTGAGCACAGTGTGATATCCTAAATTAAGTTATAATATCACCTAGGATTCCCAGATGGTTGTACTGTTATTTGTAGGCTTTCGGACAGATATCTGAGTTTGTTTTATTTGAAGAAACCTAATGCAGGATAGGAAAGGATCTAGAAGTTGGATACAAGATGAATTAGCATGCTTTTCATTATCTCCTTTTTTACCTTTACCTAAGGGGTTTGCTCCTCCAATAACTAGACATTTCTGACTAGGGGATGTTTCTTAAAATGTTTTTCTGCCACCAATTATTCGCTTCTTTGACTGCTGTTATAAGATGACTAGTTTAATTTCCTTTACCGGTAAGTGAACATTACAATAGAAAAGTAAATTATACTTGTCGAACATATATGATACATTTGATTAGTTTTTGATTCAGTTATTGAATTATGAGCTGACAATAGTACAGGTTTTACCTACTGCTGAAACTGTGTAGGATCTTTTTAACCGCTAGCAGCACGAGTGTGAAATCCTTGTAAAAGGATTGCTCATGGAGTCCATGGTGTTGGAGTTAGAAACTGCTTGTCTGAAGTAACATGAACAAGCAAGCTGGAACTGCTAGAGGCCTATTTTAGTTACTTGTAAAGCAGTAGTAAAAGAGATTTAAGTTACTAGGATTCACAATATGTTAGATAGAATTGGAAGTTTCATAACAGAAAACCAAAATAGGGGGTGTTATACAGTGACAGTAATGCTTGAGGTGAAATCAATTTATTTTGGTAATCAGAGCTGTAGTTGGAAGGGGAAGATTTTGGCGAATGCCCGAGAGAAATGACTAATAAGAATCTTTAAATGGACCAATTTTGCTTTATCGTTGAAAATTAGAATATTTGCAGCAGAAATGAGTTGGTGAATTTGGTGCAATTAGTTCTGCTAGATACTTGATCTGATACCCCGCATTTTCAT contains the following coding sequences:
- the LOC109709067 gene encoding BSD domain-containing protein 1-like, which gives rise to HWETKGKKGGLILPCFPTKHCHRGKNRPFFRPASCEVGTPKGNPRSEDDEDDRADDPAEDEPSNDAGGGDGWNLGGIIKTFATKSESVIQTYRRDLEEFRSGLKTETAAIRDAASRAVRDLPGSLEAGASAAQVSLESVGHAIDGIIAHGKDAILALDGSPHPPSSSSDEPSSQAPPGRRYTRFEAQVLAIQSDPATFSEQPEDAEDFENWRSGFDPAGKEDEIEMLLYENAALEGFLDKFVPGAVDYETFWSRYFYRVHKLQQAEDARAKLVRRVISREDEEEDLSWEVDDDDDDDDDDGGGGDEEKVTKEEEKSEQCRGAQAVKEEIQEEKGEEKEIEDKEEKEAAPKKEVEVVPSSEPRELAKLDEVSLSENLGGFVAPITAVKGEYTGSNGEELASESGDSRAVQEIRKEETADSGKDGNVIVVSTQTQPSVPDEDDLEWDEIEDLGEHEDKKVGAGSSSPVVRVDLRKRLSAPEDDEDLSWDIEEEDEPRKP